The DNA sequence CACCGGCCACACCCCGCTCACCGCCGGCGCCTCGCGCCGCGTCGCCAGCGGCAGCCTGCGCCACTTCCTGGACCGGGGCGCGCTCGACGCCGACGGACTGCTCTCCCTGGGCTGGTACGGCCCGCACGAGGCGAGTCTGCAGAGCTACTCGGGCCCGGCGTCGCCGTACTGGGCGTCCAAGGCCTTCGTCGCCCTGCTCGCCCCCGCCGGCCACCCCCTGTGGACCGCCCCCGAGGAGCCGGCACCGGTGGAGGAGGACGACCAGGTGCGGGCGCTGCCCGCGCTGGGACTGCTCGTCCAGTCCACCCGCGCGGACGGGATCGTACGGCTGCACAACCACGGCAGCGACCACGTGCGCCCGCACGAGGGCGAGACGGCGGCCGGGGACGACCCGCACTACGGACGCCAGGCGTACTCGACGCGCACCGGCCCCACGGCCTCCGGCAACGTCCCGGACAACCACCTGTCGGTGGTGACCGGCGGCCGGCCCAGCCTGCGCCGCCGCGTCCACCCCCTGGGCGCGGGCCACGGGGACGGCTGGGGCTGGGCGGCCTCCTGGCACCGTCCCGTCTTCGCCGACGGCCCGCCGATGGTGCCGGGACTGCGGGTGGAGAGCGTCACCGTGGCGCACGGCCGGTACGAGCTGCGGGCGCACCGGGTCGTGGGGGCACCGGCGGGATCCCGTCTCACCCTCACCGGCTGGGCCACCGGCCCCGAGGAGCCCCTGACCTCCGCCCTGTACGGCCTGCACGGCTGGGACGACCCCGCCCCGGACCTCGTCCGCGCCCCGCAGGGCACCGCCTGGACCCGGTGGGCGCGGCTGCCGCGCCTCACCGGCGGGTGCGCGGGCACCTCCGTGCACCTCGCCCTGGCGTCCCTCACCGCGGAATCCGACGCCGCGCCCCTGCCGGACGTCGTCGAGGAGGTGCGGGTGGACGGCGCCACGATCGAGGTCACCTGGGCCGACGGCACCACCCGCACCCGGATCGCCTTCGACCCGGTGGAGGTGCGCCACACGCGGCGGTGAGCGGGTGAGGCGGCGTCAGGACTGCGCCTCGCCGCCACCCGCCGCTTTCCGCCCGGCGGCGTCGGGCGCCGTGTAGAAGACCGACGAGCCCTGCTTGCTGCGCTGGGCCTGGTTGCGGGCGACCAGGCCCTCCAGGGTGCTGCGCACGACCGTGGTCCTGATGGTGCGCTCGGGGTGGGCCTGTCCGAGGGCACCGGCGACCTCCGCCGCCGAGCGCGGCTCGCTCTGCTCGCCCAGGTGACGGCGGACGAGTTCCACCAGCTTGGGCCCGTCCGCCTTGGCGCCCCGCGCCCCGGGCCGCTCCGTCTCCGCGGCCGGCCTGCGTGCCGGCTTGCCCGCCGTGGTGCGGGCCGGCTTCCCGGGCGTGGTGCGCGGGCCCGTCTTCTTCGCCCGCTTCAGCTTGTCCGCCCCCGACTTGGCGCTGCTCCGCCGGCGCGGCGCGGGGACGCTCGCCCGGTCCGGCGCCGTGCGGGGCTCGGGCGCCGTCGCGGGTTCGGGCGTGCTCCCTGCCTCGGGGGTGCCCACCGGTTCGGATGTGCTCACGGCCTGGGACGTGCCCACGGGCTCGGGTGTACCCACGGGCTCGGGTGCCCTCATGGCCTCGGCGGGCGCCGCGGCGAGGCCGAGCGCCTGGCGCATGTTCACCAGCAGGGCGTGGTCGTGCCGCAGCACGGTCAACTGCTCCTGCAGCGCGGCGATTTCCGCGGTGACGCGCTCCTGCTCCTTGACGTTGCGCTCCAGGTCGTTCGCGACCTGAGCCGTGTACTGCGACGTCAGGTCGGTGGTGGCGGTCGAGTTCTCGGACACGGCAGTGCCCCCTTCTCTCCTCGTGGTTCCCCTGGTGGCCAGCCATGGTACGGCCGGGCGCGGTTGACCGTTTCTTCTGAACGCCCCCCGGTTGACGTTCCCGTGCGACGCCGGAGAGCCGGCGACGCCTCGTGCGCGTTGTGTGCCCGCCATTGACAAGAGAGGCGTGAGCCGGAAGCTTCAGTGCAGGAGCCGCAAGAAACAAACGAGGCGACGCAAAAGCCGTACTGGTACATGGCATTCCGTGGCAGACGCTCCGTCGGCTGCCACGGCCCGGCCACCCCGACGCGTACCCACGAGGGCTCCTTCCTGCTCCGCCGTACCTCCCGCGCACCGCCCCACCACGCCCCAGCACCCGCCGTGGAACGAGGACTTCATGAGACGGAAGCGATGCGGCCTGCGAACGATCACCGGCCTGCTCCTGGCCGGCCTGGTCGCCGTCGGTCTCCCCTCCGGCACGGCCGGTGCCGCAGCACCAGCGGCACCCGGCCCCAACCTGGCACTCGGCAGGAGCGCCACCGCCGGCGGCTCCCACGCCGGCCACCCCGCCACCCATGCGACCGACGGGAGCCAGCTCAGCTACTGGGAAGGCCCCGCCGGGTCGTTCCCGCAGTGGATCCGGGTCGACCTCGGCGCCGCCGTGGCGGCCGACCGGGTCGTCCTGAAGCTGCCGACCGGCTGGGAGGCCCGCACCCAGACCCTCACCGTGGAGGGCAGCACCGACGGCTCCGCGTTCACCGCGTTGTCGGGCTCCGCCGCCCACCGCTTCGACCCCGCCGACGGCAACACCGTCACCGTCGGCTTCACCACCCGCCGGATACGTCACATCCAGGTCCGGGTGAGCGCCAACACCGGCTGGAACGCGGCCCAGTTGTCCGAGATCGAGGTCTACGGCGATGACGGCGGCACCCCGCAGCAGCCACCGGCCGACGGGAGCAACCTGTCGCTCGGCAAACCGATCGAGGCCTCGTCCACAATTCACTCGTTCGTGGCGGCCCACGCCAATGACGGGAGGACGGACACCTACTGGGAGTCCCACGGCCACCCCGCCACCCTCACCGTCGACCTGGGCGCCGAGGCCGACCTCACCGGTGTGGTCGTCGCACTGAACCCGGACTCCGCCTGGGCCGAGCGGACCCAGGGCATCGAGGTCCTCGGCCGCGACCGGACCAGCTCCGCCTTCACCTCGCTCAAGGCACTCGCCGACTACACCTTCACCCCCGGCTCCCGGGGCAACGAGGTCACCATCCCGGTCACCGGCCGCCACGCCGAGGTGCGCCTGCGGTTCACCCACAACTCCAGCGGATACGGCGCCCAGGTCGCCGAGATGCGGGTGACCGGAACCGCGGCCCCGCACCCCGACCTGATCGTCTCCGACCTCACCTGGACGCCCGCGTCCCCCACCGAGTCGGATGCCGTCACCGTCCGCGCGACCGTGCGCAACGCGGGGACCGCCGCGTCCGCCGCCGCCACCGTCGACGTCAGCCTGGAGGGCACCGTCGCGGGCAGCGCCCCCGTCGGCGCGCTCGCCGCGGGGGCCTCGCAGACCGTCGCCGTGGAGGCCGGCCGGCGCGCCGAGGGCAGTTACACCGTGTCCGCCGTGGTCGACCCGACCGACACCGTCCCCGAACAGGACGACACCAACAACAGCCGCACCGGGGCCGACAAGCTGACCGTCGCCCGGAGCCCCGGCCCGGACCTCGAGGTCCGCGCCATCGGCACCAGCCCGGCGCACCCCGCCGCGGGCGCCCCGGTGTCCTTCACCGTCTCCGTGCACAACCGGGGCACCTCACCCGCCGCCGGTTCCGTCACCCGGCTCGCGGTCGGCGACACGACGCTCGACGGAGCGACCGGCGCGCTCGCCGCGGGCGCCACCGCGGAGGTCTCCGTCAGCGGCACCTGGACCGCCACCGCCGGCCCGGCCGTCCTCACCGCGACGGCGGACGCCACGGACACCGTCGGGGAGACCAACGAGGACAACAACGTCCTCACCCGCTCGATCGTCGTCGGCCGCGGCGCCGCCGTGCCGTACACCGAGTACGAGGCGGAGGACGGCACCTACCGGGGCACGCTGCTGACCGCCGACGCCAAACGGACCTTCGGGCACACCAACTTCGCCACCGAGTCCTCCGGACGCCGGTCGGTCCGGCTCGACAGCACCGGCCAGTACGTGCAGTTCACCTCGGCCGGCCCCACCAACTCCGTCGTCGTGCGCAACTCCGTCCCGGACGCCCCGGCCGGCGGCGGCACCGAGGCCACGCTCAGCCTGTACGCCGACGGCCGGTTCGTGCAGAAGATCGGCCTCAGCTCCAAGCACAGCTGGCTGTACGGCACCACCGACGCCCCCGAGGGACTCACCAACACCCCGCAGGCGGACGCCCGCCGGCTCTTCGACGAGTCCCACGCGCTGCTCGGCAGGTCCTTCCCCGCGGGCACCGTCTTCCGGCTGCAGCGCGACACCGACGACACCGCCGCGTTCTACGTCGTCGACCTGATCGACCTGGAACAGGTGGCCCCGCCCGCCGCCAAGCCGGCCGGATGCGTCTCCCTCACCGAGTACGGGGCCGTCCCCAACGACGGCATCGACGACACCGACGCCCTCCAGCGCGCCGTGACCGACGACCAGAACGGACGCATCGACTGCGTGTGGGTCCCGCCGGGCCAGTGGCGCCAGGAGCAGAAGATCCTCACCGACGACCCGCAGAACCGCGGCCCGTACAACCAGGTCGGCATCCGCGACGTCACCGTCCGCGGCGCCGGCATGTGGCACTCGCAGTTCCACACGCTGACACCACCGCACCAGGCGGGCGGCATCAACCACCCGCACGAGGGCAACTTCGGCTTCGACATCGACGACAACACCAGGATCTCCGACATCGCGATCTTCGGCTCGGGCACCATCCGCGGCGGCGACGGAGGAGCCGAGGGCGGCGTCGGCCTCAACGGCCGGTTCGGCAAGAACACCGTGATCAGCAACGTGTGGATCGAACACGCCAACGTCGGCGTCTGGGTCGGCCGCGACTACAGCGACATCCCCGAACTCTGGGGCCCCGCCGACGGACTGCGGTTCAGCGGCATGCGCATCCGCGACACCTACGCGGACGGCGTCAACTTCGCCAACGGAACACGCAACTCCGTGGTGGAGAACTCCTCGCTGCGCAACACCGGTGACGACGCGCTCGCGGTATGGGCGAGCAAGTACGTCAAGGACCCCGCCGTCGACATCGGCCACGACAACCACTTCCGCAACAACACCGTCCAACTGCCCTGGCGGGCCAACGGCATCGCCGTCTACGGCGGCCACGGCAACACCATCGAGAGCAACCTGATCCACGACACCATGAACTACCCGGGCATCATGCTGGCGACCGACCACGACCCGCTGCCCTTCTCCGGGCAGACGCTCGTCGCCGACAACGGCCTGTACCGCACCGGCGGCGCCTTCTGGAACGAGGACCAGGAGTTCGGGGCCATCACCCTGTTCGCCCAGGGCCCCGACATCCCGGGAGTGGTGATCCGCGACACCGACATCCACGACTCGACCTACGACGGCATCCAGTTCAAGTCGGGCGGCGGCGCGGTCCCGGACGCCCGGATCACCGGCGTCACCATCGGCGAGTCCACCAACGGGTCGGGCATCCTCGCCATGGGCGGGGCCCGCGGCAGCGCCACCCTGACGGACGTCACCATCACCGGTTCGGCCGAAGGGGACGTGGTGATCGAACCCGGTTCGCAGTTCGTGATCAACCGGTAGCGCCGTCCTCGCGCGGTACTCCGTCCGGCGGGCCCGTACTCCACCCGGGGTGCGGGTCCGTCACCCGGACGGGCGCCCGGCGCGGGCGTCCGGGTGACGGGGGACCGTGCGCCGGGCGCGCGCAGACGGGGGACTTCCCCGGACTCGCGCGGGGAGCCGAGGCGTTTCGCGGAAGTCGAAGCCAGGCTGAGTGCATGGCTTCATCGATCCCCCGCCCGCTCCGCTCGCGGCACCGCGCTCCGTCCCGGGCCGGCCGACGGGCCGGCGCCCTCCTCCGCGCGGCGGCGCCGGCCGCCGTCCTCGTCGTCCTTGCCGTCCTGACCGGCTGCGGGGCGGTCACCGGCACCACGGCGCGGGACGTCCCGGCGGCCACCGCGCCGGCGGCGGGCCCGCCGGGCACCGCGTACTCCGCGCCGGGCACAGGCGCGTCCGGCACCGCGCCGACGGCCGGTGCGTCCGGCACCGGACAGACCGCGCAGGGCCGCGTGGGCGCCGGGGCGGAGACCCGGACGCCCGCCCGGATCGCCGGCCTCGGTCCCCGGACGCTGGCGTGGATCCCCGAGAACGCCCGTCAGGTCCTCGTCGTCACGGGCCGGGGCCGGGACGCCAACCGCTCCGAGGCCGTCCTCCACCAGGACACCGGATCCGGATGGCGGGCGGGCCCGGTGTGGCCAGCCCGCAACGCCCTCAAGGGCTGGACCGACGACCACCGGGCCGGCGATCTGCGCTCGCCCGTCGGCGTGTTCACCCTCGGCGACGCCGGGGGCCTGCTGCCCGATCCCGGCACCGAGCTGCCGTACGACCGGTCCGACGGCTTCGCCGTCGGCGGCACCGGGTTCGCGGGGGAGCCGCTGGCCGGGTCCTTCGACTACGTCGTCGCCATCGACTACAACCGCGTGCCGGGCACCTCACCGCTGGACCTCACCCGCCCCCTCGGCGCCGGCCGGGGCGGCGGCATCTGGCTGCACGTCGACCACCAGGGGCCGACCCAGGGCTGTGTGAGCCTCGACAAGCACCACATGAGGGAACTCCTGCGCACCCTGGATCCCGACCTGCACCCGGTGATCGTGATGGGGGACGCCGCGTCACTCCGCCTGTGAACGGCCCCCGGATTCCCGGACCGTCACAGGAACCGGCGCAGCGGCACGACCGCCGCCTCGCGCAGCCGCCGGGTCACCGGGCGCCGCCGCCAGCGCGCGGGGTCGACGGGCTCACCCGCGCGGCGGTCCTCGTCGAAGTCACGGTCGAGGGCGGCCGTGAACTCGGCGTCGAGCACGGCCAGCATGACCTCCTCGTCGTGCTCCATCGACCGCCGGTTGAAGTTGGTGGAGCCGATCAGCGAGGCCACGCCGTCGACCGTGACGATCTTCGTGTGGAGCATGGTCGGCTGGTACTCGCGTATCTCGACGCCCGCGTCGAGCAGGGTGCCGTAGTGCCGCTGTCCGGCGATCCTGCACACCCTCTGGTCGGTGTGCGGCCCGGGCAGCAGGATCTCCACGCGCACGCCCCGGCGGGCGGTGTCCGCGAGCAGCCCGACGAAGTACGCGTCGGGGGCGAAGTAGGCGGTGGACAGGCGGAAGCGCTCCTCCGCCGAGGTCAGCACGATGCGCATCAGCGTCTGCATGTCCTGCCAGCCGAAACCCGCCGAGCCGCGCACCACCTGCACGGTGGCCCGCCCGGGCTGCTCGTGCTCGGTGAACCGGTCGCGCTCGTCGTACAGGGTGTCGTGGCACTCCGCCCAGTTCTGCGCGAACGCGGCGGCGATGCCGTCCACGGCCGGACCGCGCACCCGTACGTGCGTGTCACGCCATTCACCCGGGGTGCGGGCGTCGCCGCACCACTCCTCGGCGATGCCCACCCCGCCGGTGAACGCGGTGCGTTCGTCGACGACCAGGGCCTTGCGGTGGCAGCGGTGGTTCTGCTTGAACGGCGACAGGTGCAGCGGTTTGCGGAACCAGGCGATCTGCACGCCGGCGGCGTCCATGGCGTCGAGCAGGTCCTGCTCTATCTCCATCGCGCCGAACCCGTCGAGCAGCAGACGCACCCGCAGTCCGGCGCGGGCCCGGTCGGCCAGGGCCCGCGCGAACTCCTGCGCGATGGCGCCCTTCCAGTAGACGAACGTCATCATGTCGACGGTGTGTTCCGCCCCGCGGATCGCCTCGAGCATCGCGGGGAAGATCGCGTCGCCGTTGCGCAGCGGCACGATTTCGTTGCCTTCGGTGGCGGCGATGCCGAGCAGCCGCTCCAGGCGTCTTCGCAGCCGCTGCTCACGCAGGTCCGCCCTGTTCGCGGTGGTCATGCGGCGTCCTCACCGTCCGGGCGCCGGGCGGCACGCCGGCGCAGCCACAGGGGGAGGGCGTACCAGGACAGCGCGAACCACAGCATGACCGCACCGGCGAGCAGTTCGGACAGCAGGCCGGGGACGACGACGTGCAGGATGAGCAGGAGCGTGCAGCCGATCGTCAGCGCCATCAGCACCATGCCGCACATCATGAGCCGGTGTGCGACCTCCACCATCTCGTCCTTCATCCGCTGACCGGAGAGGAAGCGGTGGAGGGACACCGGCGCTATCAGGGACGCGGTGGCCAACGCCCCGAGCACCACGGTGATGACGTAGACGACATGGGCGAAGGTGCCGAGGTCCCTGAAGTGCTGCGTGAAGGCCACGCTCAGCAGGAAACCGAAGAGGATCTGCACACCGGTCTGCGCGACCCGCGTCTCCTGCATGATCTCGTTCCACCTGCGGTTCACGCGTTCCCGCGGCGTCTCCGGGGATTCCCGGTCGTCGTCGTCCGGCCCCGGGCGGGACCGTCCTGGACCGGACCGCTCCGCCGCTTGTGTCGTCATGGCCATCGAGTTCCTCCCCACGTCCGGTCACTCCTTGTGCCCCGCCCGGGCATATGCATGCCGAGCGGCCCCGGCGGGGCGGGAGGCCGCGGGTCAGGGGGCGATCCCGACCCCCTCGACACGGCTCCAGGACTTCTCCTGCGCCGCCGTCATGGCCGGCCACGTGGTACCGCCCGGACGCGGCGCGACGCGTGAGGCGTACGAGGACGGCCGGTAGTCCGGGTCGTAGAAGCATCCGGTGGCGTAGGCGCGGTCGAAGACGGCGCAAGCCGCCGCGACCGACCGCGGTGTCGGCCGGTCACCGGTGCGCACCCAGCGGTCCAGTGCAGCGAGGGAGCCCGCGTACTCCGCGTCGCTCAGCGCGCTGTGCTCGTGCTCGTCGGTGAACGTCTGCACCAGGTTGCGGTCCCGGTGTGCGCCCGCCAGCGCGTCGCGGTAGGCGGCCTCGTGCTCGACGAAGGCGGTGGGGTCGTCGATGGCGTGCAGCGTCAGGACCGGGATCTTCACCTTGCCGGTGAGGTCACTGTCGTAGGACAGGTCGCGCACGGCCGTCGGATCGGCGGTGAACCGCTCCACCCCCGCGTTCAGCGCCTCGTCGTCGTGCGAACCGGAGTACCGCACGCCCTCGTTGGTGAACGGATTGCGGTCGCCCAGCCGCTTGTGCACGATGTCGCGGAACGTGAAGACCGAGAAGCGCAGGTGCGACTCCAGCGTGCGCTCGGGGATGCGGGTGACGGCGAGGATGTCGTCCAGGTTGCGCTGCTGCGACGCGGTGCGCTCCTCGGGGGGCGAGGCGTGTCCCGTGCACTCCTGGAGCCGGGCGCGCAGCCCGGCCGTGGTCAGCGTCGAGCTGGGCCGCAGGCCCTGCCACAGCGGGTACTGCGGCTCGGTGGGGCGCGGCAGGTTCCGGCAGTAGTACTGGTAGACGACGCGCAGGTCGACCCGGTAGTCGTAGCCCCGGGAGCCGCCGCCGAGGACCCCGTTGGTGAGCAGGGCGCCGTCGTAGGGGCCGTCCGCCCCGCCGTACGTCTCCACGACCTTGGCGGCCACGTTGCCGCCCCAGGACTGGCCGTGGACGTACGTCCGCCGCGGCCCGCCGAACTCCTCGGTGAACAGGCGGCGCAGGTTCTCGGTGTCGGCCGCGGCCATCCGGGTGCCGTAGCCGCCCCGGCGGTACGACGAGCCGGCCCAGGCGTATCCCTGGTCCACCATGACCTGCCACCGCTCCAGGTCACCGGTGCTGCGCTCGGGGTCCGACGCGTCACCGA is a window from the Streptomyces capillispiralis genome containing:
- a CDS encoding alpha/beta hydrolase family protein, with translation MNRSRHVPRVPRSSRARRGRWRAVALCLAAAVAGSLTQAPAVGAESAGPAPVACPSGLDGKATCYTGRDTNGAYYTIAIPDDWNRSLVVHAHGGPDLGDASDPERSTGDLERWQVMVDQGYAWAGSSYRRGGYGTRMAAADTENLRRLFTEEFGGPRRTYVHGQSWGGNVAAKVVETYGGADGPYDGALLTNGVLGGGSRGYDYRVDLRVVYQYYCRNLPRPTEPQYPLWQGLRPSSTLTTAGLRARLQECTGHASPPEERTASQQRNLDDILAVTRIPERTLESHLRFSVFTFRDIVHKRLGDRNPFTNEGVRYSGSHDDEALNAGVERFTADPTAVRDLSYDSDLTGKVKIPVLTLHAIDDPTAFVEHEAAYRDALAGAHRDRNLVQTFTDEHEHSALSDAEYAGSLAALDRWVRTGDRPTPRSVAAACAVFDRAYATGCFYDPDYRPSSYASRVAPRPGGTTWPAMTAAQEKSWSRVEGVGIAP
- a CDS encoding phospholipase D-like domain-containing protein gives rise to the protein MTTANRADLREQRLRRRLERLLGIAATEGNEIVPLRNGDAIFPAMLEAIRGAEHTVDMMTFVYWKGAIAQEFARALADRARAGLRVRLLLDGFGAMEIEQDLLDAMDAAGVQIAWFRKPLHLSPFKQNHRCHRKALVVDERTAFTGGVGIAEEWCGDARTPGEWRDTHVRVRGPAVDGIAAAFAQNWAECHDTLYDERDRFTEHEQPGRATVQVVRGSAGFGWQDMQTLMRIVLTSAEERFRLSTAYFAPDAYFVGLLADTARRGVRVEILLPGPHTDQRVCRIAGQRHYGTLLDAGVEIREYQPTMLHTKIVTVDGVASLIGSTNFNRRSMEHDEEVMLAVLDAEFTAALDRDFDEDRRAGEPVDPARWRRRPVTRRLREAAVVPLRRFL
- a CDS encoding L,D-transpeptidase family protein, with protein sequence MASSIPRPLRSRHRAPSRAGRRAGALLRAAAPAAVLVVLAVLTGCGAVTGTTARDVPAATAPAAGPPGTAYSAPGTGASGTAPTAGASGTGQTAQGRVGAGAETRTPARIAGLGPRTLAWIPENARQVLVVTGRGRDANRSEAVLHQDTGSGWRAGPVWPARNALKGWTDDHRAGDLRSPVGVFTLGDAGGLLPDPGTELPYDRSDGFAVGGTGFAGEPLAGSFDYVVAIDYNRVPGTSPLDLTRPLGAGRGGGIWLHVDHQGPTQGCVSLDKHHMRELLRTLDPDLHPVIVMGDAASLRL
- a CDS encoding CARDB domain-containing protein, whose translation is MRRKRCGLRTITGLLLAGLVAVGLPSGTAGAAAPAAPGPNLALGRSATAGGSHAGHPATHATDGSQLSYWEGPAGSFPQWIRVDLGAAVAADRVVLKLPTGWEARTQTLTVEGSTDGSAFTALSGSAAHRFDPADGNTVTVGFTTRRIRHIQVRVSANTGWNAAQLSEIEVYGDDGGTPQQPPADGSNLSLGKPIEASSTIHSFVAAHANDGRTDTYWESHGHPATLTVDLGAEADLTGVVVALNPDSAWAERTQGIEVLGRDRTSSAFTSLKALADYTFTPGSRGNEVTIPVTGRHAEVRLRFTHNSSGYGAQVAEMRVTGTAAPHPDLIVSDLTWTPASPTESDAVTVRATVRNAGTAASAAATVDVSLEGTVAGSAPVGALAAGASQTVAVEAGRRAEGSYTVSAVVDPTDTVPEQDDTNNSRTGADKLTVARSPGPDLEVRAIGTSPAHPAAGAPVSFTVSVHNRGTSPAAGSVTRLAVGDTTLDGATGALAAGATAEVSVSGTWTATAGPAVLTATADATDTVGETNEDNNVLTRSIVVGRGAAVPYTEYEAEDGTYRGTLLTADAKRTFGHTNFATESSGRRSVRLDSTGQYVQFTSAGPTNSVVVRNSVPDAPAGGGTEATLSLYADGRFVQKIGLSSKHSWLYGTTDAPEGLTNTPQADARRLFDESHALLGRSFPAGTVFRLQRDTDDTAAFYVVDLIDLEQVAPPAAKPAGCVSLTEYGAVPNDGIDDTDALQRAVTDDQNGRIDCVWVPPGQWRQEQKILTDDPQNRGPYNQVGIRDVTVRGAGMWHSQFHTLTPPHQAGGINHPHEGNFGFDIDDNTRISDIAIFGSGTIRGGDGGAEGGVGLNGRFGKNTVISNVWIEHANVGVWVGRDYSDIPELWGPADGLRFSGMRIRDTYADGVNFANGTRNSVVENSSLRNTGDDALAVWASKYVKDPAVDIGHDNHFRNNTVQLPWRANGIAVYGGHGNTIESNLIHDTMNYPGIMLATDHDPLPFSGQTLVADNGLYRTGGAFWNEDQEFGAITLFAQGPDIPGVVIRDTDIHDSTYDGIQFKSGGGAVPDARITGVTIGESTNGSGILAMGGARGSATLTDVTITGSAEGDVVIEPGSQFVINR
- a CDS encoding DUF6328 family protein — translated: MTTQAAERSGPGRSRPGPDDDDRESPETPRERVNRRWNEIMQETRVAQTGVQILFGFLLSVAFTQHFRDLGTFAHVVYVITVVLGALATASLIAPVSLHRFLSGQRMKDEMVEVAHRLMMCGMVLMALTIGCTLLLILHVVVPGLLSELLAGAVMLWFALSWYALPLWLRRRAARRPDGEDAA
- a CDS encoding DUF2264 domain-containing protein: MSIPFELPADDHDLSPSTGYTRAHWEAVADGLLTAAWRWSTPGCALLDLPGRPSRSGVRSDGLEGYARTFLAAAFRIAGADGDDPHGMLERYASGLAAGTRTPGRDDTESWPLILDHDVQGQPMVESASVALGLRLTAPWLWKHLDAGVRDRAEEWLRGALRHTPAPNNWYLFPYTVAGFLESVGRGDAETAAARQRALDLLESWYRGDGWYADGDGRAFDHYNGWALHLYPVLDAHLAGDGEALAHHGARLRAHLEGYSLMFGADGAPLHFGRSLTYRFAASAAVGLGALTGHTPLTAGASRRVASGSLRHFLDRGALDADGLLSLGWYGPHEASLQSYSGPASPYWASKAFVALLAPAGHPLWTAPEEPAPVEEDDQVRALPALGLLVQSTRADGIVRLHNHGSDHVRPHEGETAAGDDPHYGRQAYSTRTGPTASGNVPDNHLSVVTGGRPSLRRRVHPLGAGHGDGWGWAASWHRPVFADGPPMVPGLRVESVTVAHGRYELRAHRVVGAPAGSRLTLTGWATGPEEPLTSALYGLHGWDDPAPDLVRAPQGTAWTRWARLPRLTGGCAGTSVHLALASLTAESDAAPLPDVVEEVRVDGATIEVTWADGTTRTRIAFDPVEVRHTRR